The following proteins come from a genomic window of Oncorhynchus mykiss isolate Arlee chromosome 19, USDA_OmykA_1.1, whole genome shotgun sequence:
- the LOC110497848 gene encoding reticulon-1-A isoform X3 produces the protein MGAAAIDLLYWRNVKQSGAVFGSVLLLLFSLTQFSVVSVGAYLTLAALSASISFRIYKSVLQAVQKTDEGHPFKSYLEVEISLSQDQIGNYADKALLYANTCMKELRRLFLVQDLIDSLKFAVLMWLLTYVGALFNGLTLLILAVVSMFSMPIVYEKHQAQIDQYVGLIRTQVNSVVGKIQAKIPGAKRKEE, from the exons ATGGGAGCCGCAG CCATTGACCTGCTCTACTGGAGGAACGTGAAGCAGTCTGGAGCTGTGTTTGGCAGCGTGCTCCTGCTGCTCTTCTCTCTGACCCAGTTCAGTGTGGTCAGTGTGGGAGCCTACTTAACCCTGGCCGCCCTCTCTGCCAGCATCAGCTTCAGGATCTACAAGTCTGTGCTTCAGGCTGTGCAGAAGACCGATGAAGGACACCCGTTCAA ATCCTATCTGGAAGTGGAGATCTCCCTGTCCCAGGATCAGATTGGTAATTATGCTGACAAGGCTTTGCTCTACGCCAACACCTGTATGAAGGAGCTCCGTAGGCTTTTCCTGGTCCAGGACCTCATCGACTCACTGAAG TTTGCTGTGCTGATGTGGCTGCTGACCTATGTGGGCGCTCTCTTCAATGGCCTGACTCTGCTTATTCTAG CCGTGGTGTCCATGTTTAGCATGCCCATTGTCTATGAGAAACACCAG GCACAGATTGACCAATATGTTGGACTAATACGGACCCAAGTGAACTCCGTAGTGGGGAA GATCCAGGCGAAGATCCCCGGGGCCAAGCGAAAGGAAGAGTAG
- the LOC110497848 gene encoding reticulon-1-A isoform X2, with the protein MQSTADGTKKECSWSSWKGQAIDLLYWRNVKQSGAVFGSVLLLLFSLTQFSVVSVGAYLTLAALSASISFRIYKSVLQAVQKTDEGHPFKSYLEVEISLSQDQIGNYADKALLYANTCMKELRRLFLVQDLIDSLKFAVLMWLLTYVGALFNGLTLLILAVVSMFSMPIVYEKHQAQIDQYVGLIRTQVNSVVGKIQAKIPGAKRKEE; encoded by the exons CCATTGACCTGCTCTACTGGAGGAACGTGAAGCAGTCTGGAGCTGTGTTTGGCAGCGTGCTCCTGCTGCTCTTCTCTCTGACCCAGTTCAGTGTGGTCAGTGTGGGAGCCTACTTAACCCTGGCCGCCCTCTCTGCCAGCATCAGCTTCAGGATCTACAAGTCTGTGCTTCAGGCTGTGCAGAAGACCGATGAAGGACACCCGTTCAA ATCCTATCTGGAAGTGGAGATCTCCCTGTCCCAGGATCAGATTGGTAATTATGCTGACAAGGCTTTGCTCTACGCCAACACCTGTATGAAGGAGCTCCGTAGGCTTTTCCTGGTCCAGGACCTCATCGACTCACTGAAG TTTGCTGTGCTGATGTGGCTGCTGACCTATGTGGGCGCTCTCTTCAATGGCCTGACTCTGCTTATTCTAG CCGTGGTGTCCATGTTTAGCATGCCCATTGTCTATGAGAAACACCAG GCACAGATTGACCAATATGTTGGACTAATACGGACCCAAGTGAACTCCGTAGTGGGGAA GATCCAGGCGAAGATCCCCGGGGCCAAGCGAAAGGAAGAGTAG